A DNA window from Bacteroides cellulosilyticus contains the following coding sequences:
- the ccsA gene encoding cytochrome c biogenesis protein CcsA, with the protein MHLFNLKKSLVFLYICLVALLAMVTFVEHVHGTEFVEKYVYHTVWFCCLWGVLAALAVAVLVKRQLWRHLPTLLLHGSFLVILVGAMITFSCSKKGYMHLTVGTEVGTFIDQDSKRVIELPFTLCLDSFRVEYYPGTEAPADYVSYIRGAEPVSMNRILSRQGYRFYQSSFDGDKEGSWLSVNYDPWGIGITYAGYILLGISMSWMLVSYSGEFRRLLRHPLLRKGGMFVWLLMATGMVVQAENRSLPALALRQADSLASKQVIYHDRIVPFNTLARDFVLKLTGKSSYGGMTPEQVVGGWLLRPEVWQNEPMIYIKSAELRHLLRLPSSYARLTDLFDGQNYRLQEFWKVGQKPHMKMTSLEKAIMETDEKVGLILMLRSGTLIRPLPEDGSIKPLSDVKVRAEILYNRIPFSKLLFMFNLTVGMLAFFYLLYCSMHCSAGKAWSVFTVALYVAFLFQLFGYCLRWYIGGRIPLSNGYETMQFMALCTLLLACIFRHRFSFTLPFGLIISGFALLVAYLGQNNPQITPLMPVLLSPWLSIHVSLIMVSYALFAFMMLNGLLAFCIGGWRKKVIDSEIQEQRKVRVEQLMLFSRLMLYPAVFCLGAGIFIGAVWANVSWGRYWAWDPKEVWALITFLIYGAAFHGQSLAVFRQPRFFHAYMVLAFLTVLMTYFGVNYLLGGMHSYA; encoded by the coding sequence ATGCACCTTTTTAATTTGAAGAAAAGTCTCGTCTTTTTATATATCTGTCTGGTGGCTTTGCTCGCTATGGTGACCTTTGTGGAGCATGTACACGGAACAGAGTTTGTAGAAAAGTATGTTTATCATACAGTTTGGTTTTGTTGTTTGTGGGGAGTACTTGCCGCATTGGCAGTTGCCGTGTTGGTTAAGCGGCAGTTGTGGCGGCATCTCCCGACATTGTTGTTGCATGGCTCCTTCCTCGTTATCTTGGTGGGAGCCATGATTACATTTTCATGCAGCAAAAAAGGATATATGCATCTCACTGTAGGCACTGAGGTGGGAACTTTCATAGACCAAGACAGTAAGCGGGTAATCGAATTACCATTCACATTGTGTCTGGACAGTTTCCGGGTGGAGTATTATCCGGGGACGGAAGCTCCGGCAGATTATGTCAGCTATATCCGTGGTGCGGAACCTGTTTCCATGAATCGTATCCTCTCTCGTCAGGGATATCGCTTTTACCAGTCTTCTTTTGATGGTGATAAGGAGGGGAGCTGGTTGTCGGTGAATTATGACCCGTGGGGAATAGGAATTACGTATGCAGGATATATTTTGTTGGGTATTTCCATGTCGTGGATGCTTGTCAGTTATAGTGGGGAATTCCGTAGATTGCTCAGGCATCCGTTGCTTCGAAAAGGGGGAATGTTTGTGTGGTTGCTCATGGCTACGGGAATGGTGGTGCAAGCAGAAAACAGAAGCCTTCCGGCACTTGCACTCAGACAGGCGGATAGTCTGGCATCCAAACAAGTGATTTATCATGATCGCATAGTACCTTTTAATACACTTGCACGAGACTTTGTATTGAAACTGACTGGGAAATCTTCTTATGGTGGCATGACACCCGAACAGGTTGTCGGAGGTTGGTTACTCCGTCCGGAGGTTTGGCAGAATGAACCGATGATTTATATCAAGAGTGCGGAACTTCGTCATTTACTTCGATTACCTTCTTCCTATGCCCGTCTTACTGATTTGTTTGATGGGCAAAACTATCGCTTGCAGGAGTTTTGGAAGGTCGGACAAAAGCCGCATATGAAAATGACTTCGTTGGAAAAGGCTATTATGGAAACGGATGAAAAGGTAGGATTGATACTGATGCTACGGAGTGGAACGCTTATCCGTCCTTTACCGGAAGATGGGAGTATAAAACCACTGTCTGACGTAAAGGTGCGGGCTGAAATACTGTACAATCGCATTCCATTCAGCAAACTGTTGTTTATGTTCAATCTGACTGTAGGGATGCTGGCATTTTTCTATTTACTTTATTGCAGCATGCATTGTTCGGCAGGTAAGGCATGGAGCGTTTTTACAGTTGCACTTTATGTGGCATTTCTTTTTCAACTCTTTGGCTACTGTTTGCGGTGGTATATTGGTGGGCGTATTCCGCTGAGCAATGGATATGAAACCATGCAGTTTATGGCACTGTGTACACTTCTGCTTGCGTGCATATTCCGGCATCGCTTCTCTTTTACTTTACCTTTTGGGTTGATTATTTCGGGTTTTGCCTTATTAGTAGCTTATCTTGGGCAGAACAATCCTCAGATCACTCCTCTGATGCCTGTGTTGCTGTCTCCTTGGTTAAGTATCCATGTTTCTCTGATTATGGTATCTTATGCATTGTTTGCCTTTATGATGCTAAATGGATTACTGGCATTCTGCATAGGAGGCTGGCGAAAAAAGGTAATCGATTCGGAGATTCAGGAACAGCGTAAGGTCCGTGTGGAGCAATTGATGCTTTTTAGTCGGTTGATGCTCTATCCGGCAGTATTTTGTCTGGGGGCGGGGATTTTTATTGGTGCTGTGTGGGCGAATGTTTCATGGGGGCGCTATTGGGCCTGGGACCCGAAAGAAGTCTGGGCTTTGATCACCTTTTTAATCTATGGTGCGGCATTTCACGGACAATCGCTTGCTGTCTTTCGGCAACCCCGATTCTTCCATGCCTATATGGTGTTGGCTTTCCTTACGGTGCTGATGACTTACTTCGGAGTAAATTATCTGCTGGGTGGTATGCATAGCTATGCCTGA
- the fldA gene encoding flavodoxin FldA encodes MKKIGIFYGSSTGTTQGIAETIASKLGVPASDVIDVSKMNADMVKEYEALLLGTSTWGDGELQDDWYDGVKVLKESDLKEKTIALFGCGDSESYCDTFCDGMGIIYEDIKDSGCTIVGKVSAKDYSFSSSIAVIDGMFVGLALDDINESDKTEERIDAWVNDIKNHLA; translated from the coding sequence ATGAAGAAAATAGGAATTTTTTATGGCTCCTCAACCGGAACAACACAAGGCATTGCCGAAACAATTGCTTCTAAACTTGGTGTCCCCGCATCCGATGTAATCGATGTCAGCAAAATGAATGCCGACATGGTAAAGGAATATGAAGCTCTTCTCTTAGGAACTTCTACCTGGGGTGACGGTGAACTGCAGGATGACTGGTATGATGGCGTTAAAGTGTTGAAGGAATCAGACTTGAAAGAAAAAACAATTGCTCTGTTCGGTTGTGGTGATTCCGAATCTTATTGCGATACATTCTGCGATGGTATGGGTATCATATACGAAGATATCAAGGATTCCGGTTGCACCATCGTTGGTAAGGTGTCTGCAAAAGATTATTCTTTCTCCTCCTCTATTGCCGTTATCGACGGTATGTTTGTCGGACTCGCTCTTGATGACATCAACGAAAGTGATAAGACGGAAGAACGTATCGACGCTTGGGTGAACGACATAAAAAATCACTTGGCATAA